The Nostoc sp. 'Lobaria pulmonaria (5183) cyanobiont' DNA window GTGATTGTAGAGGCGATGCTATGTGAAAAACCTGTAGTTGCAGCAAAAGCTGGGGGTGTAATGGAATTAGTAGAACATGGACTTAATGGTTTTCTAGTCACACCAGGAGAACCCCAGGAACTTGCAGAAGTAATTAGCACTTGTTTACAGGAGACGGAAATAACTGCAACTATAGCCAATAATGCCAGGACTACTGCTAGTGGGCGTTTTGATGTTGCAATTATTAACCAGCAAATTGCCCAACTGCTGTCCCACAGATTATAATTACTTGCTTAATCTACAATCACCGATTTTGTTTGGATAACCCCAGATTCAAGTCTGGGGTTTATGGGTGTAATTACAAACCAACTAATTCACGAGATTCAAAATCAGAGAGTTGTTGAGCGATCGCTAATCTTGCTTCCAACTTAGCTACACTAAACTGATTACGCAGATATTCCAAATGAGCGATGGCATTTGCTTTATCGACAGTTAATCGAATTTGAGTGTCTATTGCTTTTTGATATTCCTGATTCACAAGCAACACCTCAAAGCGACGAGCCTTGCGTTGAGCATCATTTTTCAAATCCATCTCAAAGGCGGCGGTGCGGTCTGCATTGCCTTCAAATCGGTTAACTTGGTGCTGCACTGCCATCAACTGAGAGTCTATTTCATTAGCCCGTTGAGCAGCTTGTGCGATCGCAGCTGGATAATGACTCAGTTGCATCATTTAATAATTTTCCTCTAAGGTCAATAATGTAGTGTTTAAGTATAAGACCAACCCTTGAATTCATTTACCAAAAGGCTGTCACAGAGCATTTTTACACTTAACTCAGCTTGGTGGATATTGAAGTATGCGGCTAACAAAGTAAGCCTGCTTATGCAGGCTAATTATTTTCTGCTAAATTCTGTACTTTAGCTCAAGCTGCTTCCCGCAGTTGTGGTTGTGAGGGCACACTCACTTCTGGAAATGAAAGCGAGAGTTGTTCGGCTTGAGGTACTGCGGCTTGCTCCAGAACTTGAACTTCGATATTCACGCTCACCAAATAACTACCTGTATCAGCACCAACTGCTTCGGCAATTAGTTTAGCAATGTCTGGGCGTTTGGCAGTCAGCGGGTCACGTAAAATACACCGATCCCATTCATGCTTGGCAGTCGGATTGAGGTTGAGAATATAATGCTTCATCATCGAACTAACCCTTGAATCCATCTTCCAGAAGGTTTTCACAGAGCCATTATGCATTTGGCTAGGCTTTGTGGACGCTATACTCATTATAGTATATTTGTACTAAACTTGGCGATATCTGAGTCAGAAAGTAGGAAATATATCATGTCCGGCTAATTAGCTATATTCCCGAATCTATGCAGAAAGCCCAAAATCCCTCCTCTTTGCGGTATTAATCATAAGTCTTTAATCGGACACGATTAAGCTGTTCCACATTTAATTTGCATAATTAGCGTAGGCTTTTCGGACTATGCCACAAGAATTATATAAATTTTGGATATGCAAACTAGATGTCGTTTAGCTTATAAACCATTCGTAAAAGCGTATTAGGTGTGTCTTAGCGATATTCCTGTGCTACATCCGATTAGTTAAAAGACTTCTAACAAATAATCAAAGCACAATTTCTACGATGGGCAAAGCCAACGCCAAATTTATTTATTCCTTTCTTCTCCAATTTGGTGGTGCCTCTGAATTCTAATCCCAGAAAATCTGCCTATAGGTAAATTCTAATACGAAGATATTGGAACTAAGCTTACAAAGCAATACCTTATATTTATGTAAACCGCTATATGGTAGATATCTATATTATTGACCTATTTGTGATTGGTCTACTTTTGCTGATGGTAACGTTAGGGTCAGGTTGGATTACTCGCTTACCCCTTTCTTTTGCCATCATCTACCTAGTAGTTGGTATTTTTCTAGGCCCTTCTGCCTTAGGGCTGATTCAGTTACGTCGAGATAACGTTTTTAACACCGAACTGCTGGAGAAAATAACAGAACTTGTAGTAATTATTTCTGTGTTTAGCTGCGGCTTAAGAATTGTTCGTCCTCTAAAGTTGGGTGTTTGGGATATTACGGTGCGATTGATTGTATTTCTGATGCCAATTTCAATTTTTGCTCTGGCTGTGGTGGGTAAATTGTTTTTAGGGATGAATTGGGGAGAAGCAATTTTATTAGGAGCAATTCTCGCACCTACCGATCCAGTATTAGCATCAGAAGTACAACTCACAAGTACAAATGATCAAGATGAGTTGAGATTTGGTTTAACTTCTGAAGGTGGGTTAAATGATGCTTTAGCTTTCCCCTTCGTTTATTTTGGCATTCATGCCTTAGAAAATGATAACTGGAGCGACTGGTTTAAACAGTGGATTGCGGTTGATTTAATATGGGCGATCGCAGCTGGTATTGTTATGGGAATTGTTGTTGCAAAATCTATAGTTTGGATTGAAAAAAAAATTCAGAAACGCCGTGCTACCGATAAGTTAATGGAAGACTTTATTGCTATCAGCACAATTCTTTTAACTTATTCTTTAACAGAAATGGTGAATGGCTATGGATTTCTGGCGGTATTTGTTGCCGGGTTAGTTGTGCAACGCAGTTACAGAAATCCTGAAAAACCGCTAGCACAATTGGAATTTGTTGAGCAAATTGAAAAGCTGCTGGAAGTTGGGACAATTTTACTATTAGGTTCAATATTATTATTGAAACCAATGCTTAATTATGCTATGCAATCTTTGATAGTGATAATTTTGTTATTCTTGATAATCAGACCTGTAGGAGTTTGGATTAGCACAATAGGTAAACGTCCTCTAGAATCACACCGCCGAACCTTACACCCAGGAACTCGGTTATTATTTGGATGGTTTGGTATTCGCGGTGTCGGTTCTTTATATTATCTTGCCTATGCATTTGGTCATGGCTTGAAAGGTGAAGCAGCCGAACAAATTGCTTGGATAACTTACACTACTATTGTAGTTTCGGTGATTGTGCATGGAATTAGTACAACTCCATTAATGAAGTGGTATGAACGCAATTTTGCTCATGAGAGAAAAACTACTCCTCCCACCACAATAGACGAATTTGAGTAAAGGCAATTTTTCTAGGGTGTGTTATCGCCGAGAGTAAGACACCATCAATAATTTAAGGTGCGTTAGCCTTTGGCATAACACACCCTACAATTTAATTTTCTAAACCTGACTTCAAACCGAAGAGAGGCTTTGTATCTTACTTTGCATCCCTTGTCAAGAAGGAGTTAGGGGTTAGGTTTACATTTACTATTTACCTGTCACCTTTTCAATAACTTCTTTCGCTTTTTCACCAAAACTTTCTTGGGGCTTTCCTTCTTGTTCAGCCTTTAAATTCCTTTCGTAAGCCTCCTCCATAGTACTAAGGCTTCCTGCATCTTTTACTGCTTCCTCATAAGCTTCTTCTCGTTCTTCTTCTTCAACACCAACACCTGGGTCATATTCGTTAGCGCGATTAATTTTTTCTTGAGAATTTGGTTTATATTCTGGCGGTACTAGCTTTAATTCTTCAAGAGTAGTTGCATAACTAGCTTGCTGAATGAAAAGAAAGGAAGCTGACAAGCTGATGAAAATTATTAAGCCAACAACCAAAAAACTTGAACGTAACGCTTGCTTTA harbors:
- a CDS encoding cation:proton antiporter, with product MVDIYIIDLFVIGLLLLMVTLGSGWITRLPLSFAIIYLVVGIFLGPSALGLIQLRRDNVFNTELLEKITELVVIISVFSCGLRIVRPLKLGVWDITVRLIVFLMPISIFALAVVGKLFLGMNWGEAILLGAILAPTDPVLASEVQLTSTNDQDELRFGLTSEGGLNDALAFPFVYFGIHALENDNWSDWFKQWIAVDLIWAIAAGIVMGIVVAKSIVWIEKKIQKRRATDKLMEDFIAISTILLTYSLTEMVNGYGFLAVFVAGLVVQRSYRNPEKPLAQLEFVEQIEKLLEVGTILLLGSILLLKPMLNYAMQSLIVIILLFLIIRPVGVWISTIGKRPLESHRRTLHPGTRLLFGWFGIRGVGSLYYLAYAFGHGLKGEAAEQIAWITYTTIVVSVIVHGISTTPLMKWYERNFAHERKTTPPTTIDEFE